One segment of Leptodactylus fuscus isolate aLepFus1 chromosome 7, aLepFus1.hap2, whole genome shotgun sequence DNA contains the following:
- the SYT8 gene encoding synaptotagmin-8 — translation MAKISNTTLAPVTKTNTTATATGSVIVSWIDSVLNRIPLPRWAVYTLFAVGAFLIVLIIICCCCCCCKRKKKNKKDNEKIKLGKIPNKLTTTLVQPDIEGLQKSQENEYRGKLQYSVEYDYQTEEMTVGVKQAANLKAMDSGGTSDPYVIVYLTNDKRKKHETKMYRKTLNPTFNESFNFKLLKSEIDDTMAVMQVYDFNRFSKHDVIGEVRLTLRDMNLQHVIEEWQDLSPALTNEQERLGEICFSLKYIPVTSKLIVVILEARKLKKMDNDGFSDPYVKVQLALKKKKWKRKKTGVKKNTLNPYFNEEFSFDVTLEQIQHVDLIISVWDHDKVNKNKQIGKIFLSCRSSGNGLRHWSDMLAHPRRPIAQWHNLQPAEEVDKILDLKTTLKLPRPKR, via the exons ATGGCTAAAATCTCGAATACAACTCTCGCTCCGGTTACCAAAACCAACACCACCGCCACTGCCACCGGCTCCGTCATAGTGTCCTGGATTGACAGCGTTCTGAACCGAATTCCAT TACCTCGATGGGCCGTCTACACATTGTTTGCCGTCGGAGCCTTTCTGATCGTTCTGATAATAATTTGCTGTTGCTGTTGCTGCTGTAAGcggaagaaaaagaataaaaaagatAATGAAAAAATCAAACTTGGGAAGATTCCGAACAAGCTGACTACGACTTTG GTACAGCCGGATATAGAAGGACTACAGAAGTCACAGGAGAATGAATACCGTGGGAAACTGCAGTATTCTGTGGAGTATGACTATCAGACGGAGGAG ATGACCGTGGGAGTCAAGCAAGCTGCTAACCTGAAGGCTATGGACAGCGGAGGAACATCAGACCCCTATGTCATAGTCTACCTCACCAACGATAAACGAAAGAAACATGAGACCAAGATGTATCGCAAAACACTGAACCCTACTTTCAATGAATCCTTCAACTTCAAG CTCCTGAAGTCAGAAATAGATGACACAATGGCTGTGATGCAAGTCTATGACTTTAATCGTTTCTCAAAGCATGATGTTATTGGTGAAGTGAGGCTGACTTTGCGGGATATGAATCTACAGCATGTCATTGAGGAGTGGCAAGATCTGAGTCCTGCATTAACCAATGAG CAAGAAAGGCTTGGAGAAATCTGCTTCTCACTAAAATACATCCCTGTGACTTCAAAGCTAATAGTAGTCATCCTTGAGGCCAGGAAGCTTAAGAAAATGGACAACGATGGATTTTCAG ACCCATATGTGAAGGTGCAGCTCGCTCTGAAGAAGAAGAAGTGGAAGCGTAAGAAGACAGGAGTGAAGAAGAACACGCTAAACCCGTACTTTAATGAAGAATTTAGCTTTGATGTGACCTTGGAGCAAATTCAG CATGTGGATCTTATCATCTCTGTGTGGGACCATGATAAAGTCAATAAGAATAAACAGATCGGAAAAATATTTCTTAGCTGTCGATCTTCAGGAAATGGTTTAAGACACTGGTCAGACATGCTTGCACACCCACGAAGACCAATAGCTCAGTGGCATAATCTGCAGCCAGCAGAAGAAGTGGATAAGATCCTTGACCTGAAAACTACTTTAAAACTACCTCGGCCTAAAAGATAG